The Altererythrobacter sp. Root672 genome includes a window with the following:
- a CDS encoding PAS domain-containing protein: MGVQIVAGYWNLDLKSQELLLCPQSRQMLGLKEDSPKKLGKHDWLPRVHPDDLPVIEGEFEAAGRRNEIYAARFRAVWPDGSIRHILGVGQAAGTDRTRFVGVNFDLVATARSAVLESCLPSGTMPAFAKAEPVGQRAANENENELRQRALATMTMRQLRNELLNRSTSGELSFDMLLALYMIKATSGILNRGRQAHAARMDSVHEEVGQRLAAISFALGGIEAGAKVADSVTVIRMAVAEAWQELKLHRQEARQEVLP, encoded by the coding sequence ATGGGTGTTCAGATAGTCGCCGGTTATTGGAACCTGGATCTCAAATCGCAGGAACTCCTACTTTGCCCTCAAAGCCGCCAAATGTTGGGATTGAAGGAAGACTCGCCAAAGAAGCTCGGAAAACACGATTGGCTTCCGCGTGTTCATCCCGACGACCTCCCGGTCATCGAGGGCGAGTTCGAAGCCGCGGGACGCCGGAACGAAATCTATGCTGCGCGATTCCGCGCCGTGTGGCCGGATGGATCTATCCGCCATATTCTCGGTGTTGGGCAAGCGGCGGGCACGGACAGAACCCGGTTCGTTGGAGTGAATTTCGACCTTGTGGCAACGGCCAGAAGCGCAGTTCTCGAGTCCTGCCTACCAAGCGGAACAATGCCGGCATTTGCGAAGGCCGAGCCCGTTGGGCAGAGAGCGGCGAACGAGAACGAGAACGAATTACGACAGCGGGCGCTTGCGACTATGACAATGCGTCAGCTCCGCAACGAATTGCTAAATCGCTCGACGTCCGGCGAGTTATCATTCGACATGCTCCTGGCACTTTACATGATCAAGGCCACCTCGGGCATCCTGAACAGGGGTCGTCAAGCTCACGCGGCACGCATGGACTCAGTTCACGAGGAGGTGGGGCAGCGGCTGGCCGCGATATCCTTTGCGCTCGGTGGGATAGAGGCAGGCGCCAAAGTTGCCGATTCCGTGACGGTCATCAGAATGGCCGTGGCCGAGGCGTGGCAGGAACTGAAATTGCATCGTCAAGAGGCTCGGCAGGAAGTCCTTCCATAA
- a CDS encoding LysR family transcriptional regulator, translating to MNSEPSWDLYRTVLTVLREGSLSGAARTLGLTQPTVARHVDALEQAIGAKLFVRTQRGLSPTDRALALMPFAELMESTSSALVRAAGSQAGTIAGTVRISASEVVSVEHLPPILMRMRQRHPALVLELVVSNAVDDLLQRRADIAVRMAAPVQQALVTKRLGSLTLGLYAHRDYLERRRTPVTMEELAQHDLIGFDIETPAIRALVNRFPAFERHLFALRVDSDVAQLAAIRAGFGIGVCQVAVAARDANLCRLLPDTFGVDLPVWIAMHEDLRTSERYREVFDSLVAELGSIVGGTP from the coding sequence ATGAACTCCGAACCAAGTTGGGATTTGTACCGCACAGTCTTGACGGTGCTGCGCGAGGGCTCGCTTTCGGGAGCTGCGCGCACTCTTGGACTGACGCAGCCGACCGTCGCAAGGCATGTCGACGCGCTGGAACAGGCCATCGGTGCGAAGCTTTTCGTGCGCACACAGCGCGGACTGTCGCCAACGGATCGTGCGCTTGCCCTGATGCCGTTCGCCGAGCTGATGGAATCGACCTCATCGGCCCTAGTCCGCGCCGCAGGCAGCCAAGCCGGCACGATAGCCGGAACCGTCCGGATCAGCGCAAGCGAGGTCGTGAGTGTGGAGCACCTCCCGCCGATCCTGATGCGCATGCGTCAGCGCCATCCGGCGTTGGTGCTGGAACTGGTGGTCTCGAATGCAGTCGACGACCTGCTACAACGGCGCGCCGACATAGCAGTGCGGATGGCTGCGCCGGTGCAGCAAGCACTCGTGACCAAGCGGTTGGGTTCGCTGACCTTGGGTTTGTACGCCCACCGCGACTATCTCGAGCGACGGCGCACACCTGTTACAATGGAGGAACTGGCCCAACACGATTTGATCGGCTTTGACATCGAGACGCCCGCAATCCGAGCGTTGGTGAACCGCTTTCCTGCCTTCGAACGCCACCTGTTCGCGCTTCGCGTTGATAGCGACGTGGCGCAGCTTGCTGCCATTCGGGCCGGGTTTGGGATCGGTGTTTGCCAGGTCGCGGTAGCCGCGCGGGACGCAAATCTTTGCCGGCTTCTTCCGGATACCTTCGGCGTCGATCTACCGGTTTGGATCGCAATGCACGAAGATCTTCGCACGAGCGAGCGCTACCGTGAGGTATTCGATTCCCTGGTCGCAGAGCTAGGGTCGATTGTTGGTGGAACCCCCTAG
- a CDS encoding helix-turn-helix transcriptional regulator — MKNRLKVMRAERDWSQAELGGRVGVSRHAIIAIESGKHDPSLPLAFKFARLFGQSIEEIFDDGETTDS; from the coding sequence GTGAAAAACCGATTGAAAGTGATGCGAGCGGAGCGGGACTGGAGCCAAGCGGAGCTTGGCGGCCGGGTTGGCGTTTCGCGTCATGCCATCATCGCCATCGAATCCGGCAAGCACGACCCTTCGCTCCCGCTCGCCTTCAAGTTTGCCCGGCTGTTCGGGCAGTCCATCGAGGAGATTTTCGATGACGGTGAAACCACGGATAGCTGA
- a CDS encoding UrcA family protein: protein MRKVIFIALAALSLPISLTPVSAQSTSVTVPIADLDLSTEAGRATLERRIHAAKARICGHVEVRQVREGADKQRCLEETEASVRAEIARLTASDPTLALNR from the coding sequence ATGCGCAAGGTTATCTTTATCGCTCTGGCCGCTCTCTCGCTGCCCATTTCCCTCACCCCAGTTTCGGCACAGTCGACTTCGGTAACCGTGCCGATCGCCGACCTCGACCTCTCCACTGAAGCCGGCAGGGCAACACTTGAGAGACGCATTCACGCCGCTAAGGCCCGCATCTGCGGCCACGTCGAGGTACGTCAGGTTCGCGAGGGGGCGGACAAGCAGCGGTGTTTGGAGGAAACTGAAGCCTCGGTTCGGGCCGAGATTGCCCGCCTCACCGCCAGCGATCCGACTCTCGCGCTTAACCGCTAG
- a CDS encoding NAD-dependent epimerase/dehydratase family protein gives MERKTALVLGATGGIGGEVARKLIARGWRVLALHRNPAAVPPIGGIAWIKGDAMNRGEIVSAAQGVAVIVHAVNPPGYRNWRELVLPMLDNSIAAAGASGARILLPGTVYNYGPDVFPLISEGAAQHPVTTKGKIRAEMELRLQAFAASGGGTALIVRAGDFFGPRAANNWFSQGLLKPGAPPQSITYPGQTGVGHQWAYIPDVAETMVQLLQLPGLEPFATYHMEGHWDGDGEQMVRAIQRALGEPHLGVRSMPWLAMRLASPFVPLLRELCEMKYLWDEPVRLVNDRLLRTIGAEPNTPLDQAVRETLMGIGCISSDNRAF, from the coding sequence ATGGAACGCAAGACTGCATTGGTACTCGGCGCCACTGGCGGCATCGGCGGCGAGGTCGCGCGAAAGTTGATCGCGCGGGGCTGGCGGGTCTTGGCCCTGCACCGAAATCCGGCCGCCGTGCCCCCGATCGGCGGGATAGCCTGGATCAAAGGCGACGCCATGAATCGGGGCGAAATTGTCTCCGCCGCCCAGGGCGTCGCGGTGATCGTGCATGCGGTAAATCCGCCCGGTTATCGCAACTGGCGCGAGTTGGTCCTGCCGATGCTCGACAACAGCATCGCGGCGGCGGGAGCGAGCGGGGCAAGGATCCTGTTACCCGGCACCGTCTACAACTATGGGCCGGATGTCTTCCCACTTATCAGCGAGGGAGCGGCGCAACATCCAGTCACGACCAAGGGCAAGATCAGGGCGGAGATGGAGCTAAGGCTGCAGGCATTCGCGGCATCGGGCGGAGGGACAGCGCTGATTGTTCGCGCTGGCGACTTCTTTGGACCGCGCGCGGCCAATAACTGGTTTAGCCAAGGCCTGTTGAAGCCAGGCGCGCCCCCGCAGTCGATCACTTATCCCGGGCAAACGGGCGTCGGTCATCAGTGGGCGTACATACCCGATGTCGCAGAGACGATGGTACAATTGCTCCAGTTGCCAGGGCTCGAACCTTTCGCGACCTATCACATGGAGGGGCATTGGGATGGAGACGGGGAACAGATGGTTCGAGCAATTCAGCGCGCCCTCGGCGAACCCCACCTTGGGGTGCGCTCGATGCCATGGTTGGCTATGCGGCTCGCCTCGCCCTTTGTCCCGCTACTGCGCGAACTGTGCGAGATGAAGTATCTGTGGGACGAGCCTGTTCGCCTGGTGAACGATCGCCTGTTGCGTACGATCGGCGCCGAACCAAACACACCACTGGACCAAGCTGTCCGCGAAACGCTCATGGGCATCGGCTGCATCTCCTCAGATAACCGAGCGTTTTGA